Proteins from a genomic interval of Diceros bicornis minor isolate mBicDic1 chromosome 34, mDicBic1.mat.cur, whole genome shotgun sequence:
- the ZNF835 gene encoding zinc finger protein 835, with protein sequence MEGLLTVAAPQGSALGETWKHEGQFRGPQEGCLKQEAEVHEEAQAGDSIQERDELGGIPGTRSSPPITQVGSRPQRRGAPRKSPKPKADAGGEERGGGRRKPWKCEVCGKAFSYCSAFTLHQRTHTGEKPFACADCGKAFSQSVHLTLHRRVHTGERPYACPECGKAFSQGSYLASHWRVHTGERPHRCADCGKAFARPTHLAQHRRVHTGERPFACGQCVKAFRNRASLLEHQRIHTGEKPFACAQCQKAFRFSSALLRHQRTHTAERPYACGQCAKAFTQIAHLTQHRRVHTGEKPYTCPECGAPFSQSASLAEHLRIHTGEKPYACGQCGKAFTQVSHLSQHQRVHTGERPYTCQDCGRAFSNRSHLAQHHLAHTGAKPYKCPECGAAFSHVSSLLEHQKIHTGEKPYRCVDCGKAFSQGSSLTLHRRTHTGERPYACPECGKAFSNRAYLIQHHIVHTGEKPYECSGCGKAFSFSSALIRHQRTHADGEPYARERCGVAFARLPQLTRHLSPHREEKPVGSSDPADTAVDQQQDKG encoded by the coding sequence ATGGAAGGACTCTTGACCGtggccgccccccagggctccgCGTTGGGAGAAACCTGGAAACACGAGGGCCAGTTCAGAGGCCCACAGGAAGGCTGTTTGAAGCAAGAGGCCGAGGTGCATGAGGAGGCCCAGGCCGGGGACAGCATCCAGGAGCGTGATGAGCTGGGTGGAATCCCAGGAACCAGATCCAGTCCCCCCATCACCCAGGTGGGCAGCAGGCCCCAGAGGCGCGGCGCGCCCAGAAAGAGCCCGAAGCCAAAGGCAGATGCCGGCGGGGAGGAGCGCGGTGGCGGCCGCCGGAAACCGTGGAAGTGCGAGGTCTGCGGCAAGGCCTTCAGCTACTGCTCGGCGTTCACCCTGCACCAGAGGACGCACACCGGGGAGAAGCCGTTCGCCTGCGCGGACTGCGGCAAGGCCTTCAGCCAGAGCGTCCACCTGACGCTGCACCGGCGCGTGCACACGGGCGAGCGGCCCTACGCGTGCCCCGAGTGCGGCAAGGCCTTCAGCCAGGGCTCCTACCTGGCGTCGCACTGGCGCGTGCACACGGGCGAGCGGCCGCACCGCTGCGCCGACTGCGGCAAGGCCTTCGCGCGCCCCACGCACCTGGCCCAGCACCGGCGCGTGCACACGGGCGAGCGGCCCTTCGCGTGCGGCCAGTGTGTCAAGGCCTTTCGCAACCGCGCGTCGCTGCTGGAGCACCAGCGCATCCACACGGGCGAGAAGCCGTTCGCGTGCGCACAGTGCCAGAAGGCCTTCCGCTTCTCCTCGGCGCTGCTGCGCCACCAGCGCACCCACACGGCCGAGCGGCCCTACGCGTGCGGCCAGTGCGCCAAGGCCTTCACGCAGATCGCGCACCTCACGCAGCACCGGCGAGTGCACACGGGCGAGAAGCCCTACACGTGCCCCGAGTGCGGCGCGCCCTTCAGCCAGAGCGCCTCGCTGGCCGAGCACTTGCGCATCCACACCGGCGAGAAGCCGTACGCGTGCGGGCAGTGCGGAAAGGCCTTCACGCAGGTCTCGCACCTGAGCCAGCACCAGCGCGTGCACACGGGCGAGCGGCCCTACACGTGCCAGGACTGCGGCCGCGCCTTCAGCAACCGCTCGCACCTCGCGCAGCACCACCTCGCGCACACGGGCGCCAAGCCCTACAAGTGCCCGGAGTGCGGGGCCGCCTTCAGCCATGTGTCCTCCCTCCTCGAGCACCAGAAGATCCACACGGGCGAGAAGCCCTACCGCTGCGTGGACTGCGGCAAGGCCTTCAGCCAGGGCTCCTCGCTCACGCTGCACCGGCGCACACACACGGGCGAGCGGCCCTACGCGTGCCCCGAGTGCGGCAAGGCCTTCAGCAACCGCGCGTACCTGATCCAGCACCACATCGTGCACACCGGGGAGAAGCCCTACGAGTGCAGCGGCTGCGGCAAGGCCTTCAGCTTCTCCTCGGCCCTCATCCGGCACCAGAGGACGCACGCCGACGGGGAGCCCTACGCACGCGAGCGGTGCGGGGTTGCCTTTGCCCGGCTGCCGCAGCTGACTCGACACCTGAGCCCCCACCGGGAGGAAAAGCCGGTCGGCAGCAGCGACCCTGCGGACACCGCCGTGGACCAGCAGCAGGATAAAGGCTGA